The following are from one region of the Anaeropeptidivorans aminofermentans genome:
- a CDS encoding transposase has protein sequence MKFSDEQKQKLVALYYNGESVSDICLQNGVPRSTFYTWLKPYHTQVTPSGHNVSANEFIKMKQRIDTLEQKVEVLQKVDCTVSSPLQDKLQEFSKLYGQYSVHTLCDALCVARGTFYNHIFRRKEVTVYDKRREEMREHIQTVFDESRQRFGANKIAVVLSERGIKTTPKYVAELIREMGIKSIVINSKKEYKKHLRFAKKQNHLQRQFQVSKPNHF, from the coding sequence ATGAAATTTTCTGATGAACAAAAACAAAAACTTGTTGCCCTTTATTATAACGGAGAGTCTGTATCTGATATCTGCCTGCAAAACGGTGTTCCACGAAGTACCTTCTACACATGGCTAAAACCATATCATACACAGGTTACACCCTCAGGACATAACGTCAGCGCAAACGAATTCATTAAAATGAAACAGCGGATTGACACACTGGAGCAAAAGGTAGAGGTTCTTCAGAAAGTAGACTGCACTGTTTCCTCACCGTTACAAGACAAGCTCCAAGAGTTTTCAAAGTTATATGGACAATACAGCGTACACACTTTATGCGATGCTCTCTGTGTTGCTCGAGGAACTTTCTACAATCACATCTTCCGCCGAAAAGAAGTAACCGTTTATGATAAACGCCGTGAGGAGATGCGCGAGCATATTCAAACAGTGTTTGACGAGAGTCGTCAAAGATTTGGTGCCAACAAAATAGCTGTCGTTTTATCAGAGCGTGGTATCAAGACTACTCCCAAGTACGTTGCTGAGCTGATACGGGAAATGGGAATAAAAAGCATTGTCATCAACTCTAAGAAGGAGTACAAAAAACACCTTCGGTTTGCCAAAAAGCAAAACCACCTGCAACGGCAATTTCAGGTTTCAAAACCGAACCATTTCTAG
- a CDS encoding HEPN/Toprim-associated domain-containing protein gives MGSMITLGIGRMEIDWGKNNSFTDHSALFKPSDIKHIPYYYVDMDSNEPLIEMKEGYARKLNCMKKRLDLLGYDLSSIRAMFEETVRQHEDFGYKIKLSFDVFYDVLKSIDISEIDIIRLSVDFEENGYDFGEYVRRCILEAPQIKDKIIVEYEDDEDMEYRNPKYEVSEFLENLAPYITLRILAENPNNADQEVYWSYADVVDNGWIQRSEVIKELAPEKRILIVTEGSSDSYVLCKAIEQLYPDISDFFDFVDMEENYPFTGTGNLFNFCLGLCKIRIQNNIIVIFDNDTAGLEKYYKSLHLKKPDAFIITKLPNHSEFSNIRTIGPQGSSKEDINGRAVAIECFLDFGSVEKSPCIRWTSYNKSERKYQGELESKDDYVRTFKHYDLTDSSYDVSKLKFLVDYIISEWIHRKITNCQFEKITQI, from the coding sequence ATGGGCTCAATGATAACTCTTGGCATTGGACGCATGGAAATTGATTGGGGGAAAAACAACTCTTTTACCGATCACTCTGCTCTATTTAAGCCTTCTGATATAAAACATATTCCGTATTACTACGTAGATATGGATTCTAATGAGCCACTCATAGAGATGAAAGAGGGATATGCACGGAAACTGAACTGTATGAAAAAACGTTTGGATTTGCTAGGATATGACCTGTCATCTATTAGAGCTATGTTTGAAGAAACCGTACGCCAACATGAGGATTTCGGCTACAAAATAAAGCTATCATTTGATGTTTTTTACGATGTGTTGAAATCTATTGATATTTCAGAAATTGATATAATCCGGCTTTCGGTTGATTTTGAAGAGAACGGATATGATTTCGGAGAGTATGTTAGAAGGTGCATCCTTGAAGCTCCACAGATTAAAGATAAAATTATCGTGGAGTATGAGGATGATGAAGATATGGAGTATCGAAACCCTAAATACGAGGTGTCTGAGTTTTTAGAAAATCTTGCTCCCTACATCACACTCCGCATCTTAGCGGAAAACCCTAACAATGCTGATCAAGAGGTGTACTGGAGTTATGCAGATGTTGTTGACAACGGTTGGATACAACGGAGTGAAGTTATTAAAGAACTGGCGCCTGAGAAAAGAATACTGATTGTAACAGAGGGTTCCAGTGATTCTTATGTTCTTTGTAAAGCGATAGAGCAACTATATCCTGATATATCCGATTTCTTTGATTTTGTTGATATGGAAGAGAATTATCCTTTTACGGGAACTGGAAACTTATTTAACTTCTGTCTTGGACTATGCAAAATCAGGATTCAGAATAATATAATTGTAATTTTTGATAATGATACTGCTGGCCTTGAAAAATATTACAAATCACTGCATCTAAAAAAGCCAGACGCCTTTATAATAACAAAGCTCCCCAATCATTCAGAGTTTTCGAATATTCGTACTATCGGCCCACAGGGAAGTTCAAAGGAAGACATTAATGGAAGAGCCGTTGCCATTGAGTGCTTTCTTGACTTTGGTAGTGTAGAGAAATCTCCCTGTATTAGATGGACAAGCTACAATAAAAGTGAGAGAAAATACCAAGGTGAACTGGAAAGTAAGGATGATTATGTGAGAACTTTTAAACATTACGACCTTACAGATAGCTCATATGATGTGAGCAAACTGAAATTCTTGGTAGACTATATTATAAGTGAATGGATTCATCGGAAAATCACCAACTGTCAGTTTGAGAAGATTACACAAATCTAA